The Euphorbia lathyris chromosome 3, ddEupLath1.1, whole genome shotgun sequence genome contains a region encoding:
- the LOC136221940 gene encoding pentatricopeptide repeat-containing protein At4g14050, mitochondrial isoform X1 has product MQISEYLQVLKWSGRNVITVNVKKFHGQMIKMGISERLAISNSLVDAYSKCGVVEDARCLFDEMPERDPASWASILSGYILAKRPSTALSLYPSMFKCDRLQADHFIYATLVKACSSLCALRQGIQVHAQFIVSAFSDDDVVKSSLVDMYAKCGFPKSGRVVFDSIVVKNSVSWTAMISGYARSGLKVEGVELLSRAPVKNLLYSWTALISGLVQSGNGIDASYLFIQMRRDGIDIVDPLVLSTMIGACANMAVLQFGKQVHCLTIALGFHSCLFIIGTAQHGRALEALNLYDDMLLAGIKPNQVTFIGLIYSCSHAGLVTKGKKLFKSMVQDFGIKPSLQHFTCLLDLLSRSGNLDEAEDLINTMPFKPDEPTWAALLSACIQHKNTRIGVRVANHLLSLKPQDPSSYILLSNVYAGAGMWENASMVRKLMEARDVVKQEPGYSSVNSGKETQVFYAGTS; this is encoded by the exons ATGCAAATTAGTGAGTATCTGCAGGTACTAAAGTGGTCAGGCAGAAATGTTATAACAGTAAATGTGAAGAAATTCCATGGGCAGATGATTAAAATGGGGATAAGTGAGAGGTTAGCAATATCAAACAGTCTGGTTGATGCATACAGTAAATGTGGAGTGGTTGAAGATGCTCGTTGCCTGTTCGACGAAATGCCTGAAAGAGACCCTGCCTCTTGGGCTTCTATTTTGAGTGGGTACATCCTTGCGAAGCGACCTAGCACAGCCCTTTCCCTTTACCCAAGTATGTTTAAATGTGACAGATTGCAAGCTGACCATTTTATATATGCTACTCTGGTTAAGGCGTGCTCTAGCTTGTGCGCTTTAAGGCAAGGGATTCAAGTCCACGCTCAATTTATtgtatcagcgttcagtgatgATGATGTTGTTAAATCATCTTTGGTTGATATGTATGCGAAATGTGGATTCCCAAAGAGTGGTCGCGTGGTCTTTGATTCTATTGTTGTGAAAAATTCAGTTTCATGGACTGCAATGATATCGGGATATGCGAGAAGTGGTTTAAAAGTAGAGGGTGTGGAGCTCTTGTCAAGGGCGCCtgtaaagaatttattatattctTGGACAGCGTTAATATCAGGGTTAGTTCAAAGTGGAAATGGAATTGATGCTTCCTATTTATTTATCCAAATGAGAAGAGATGGGATCGATATAGTAGACCCGCTGGTCCTTTCAACCATGATTGGTGCTTGTGCTAACATGGCTGTACTTCAATTTGGGAAGCAGGTTCATTGCCTAACAATAGCGCTTGGCTTTCATTCCTGCTTGTTTATTA TTGGGACTGCTCAGCATGGAAGAGCATTGGAAGCACTCAATTTATATGATGACATGCTTTTAGCAGGAATTAAGCCCAATCAAGTGACATTTATTGGATTAATTTATTCTTGCAGCCATGCTGGTTTAGTTACCAAAGGTAAAAAACTTTTCAAATCAATGGTTCAAGACTTTGGAATCAAACCCTCCTTGCAACATTTTACATGTTTGTTGGACCTACTTAGTAGATCAGGTAACCTTGACGAGGCTGAGGATCTAATTAATACAATGCCATTCAAGCCTGATGAACCTACATGGGCAGCTTTATTGAGTGCTTGTATCCAACATAAAAATACCCGAATAGGAGTTAGAGTTGCCAACCACCTGTTGAGCTTAAAACCACAGGATCCTTCCTCTTACATACTGTTATCTAATGTTTATGCAGGTGCTGGTATGTGGGAAAATGCGTCAATGGTCAGGAAATTGATGGAAGCCAGAGACGTTGTTAAGCAGGAACCCGGTTATAGTAGTGTCAACTCGGGGAAGGAAACCCAAGTTTTTTATGCTGGAACTTCCTGA
- the LOC136221940 gene encoding pentatricopeptide repeat-containing protein At4g14050, mitochondrial isoform X2 produces the protein MQISEYLQVLKWSGRNVITVNVKKFHGQMIKMGISERLAISNSLVDAYSKCGVVEDARCLFDEMPERDPASWASILSGYILAKRPSTALSLYPSMFKCDRLQADHFIYATLVKACSSLCALRQGIQVHAQFIVSAFSDDDVVKSSLVDMYAKCGFPKSGRVVFDSIVVKNSVSWTAMISGYARSGLKVEGVELLSRAPVKNLLYSWTALISGLVQSGNGIDASYLFIQMRRDGIDIVDPLVLSTMIGACANMAVLQFGKQVHCLTIALGFHSCLFISNALVDMYAKCSDLLAAKFIFSNMTERDVVSWTCIIVGTAQHGRALEALNLYDDMLLAGIKPNQVTFIGLIYSCSHAGLVTKGAGMWENASMVRKLMEARDVVKQEPGYSSVNSGKETQVFYAGTS, from the exons ATGCAAATTAGTGAGTATCTGCAGGTACTAAAGTGGTCAGGCAGAAATGTTATAACAGTAAATGTGAAGAAATTCCATGGGCAGATGATTAAAATGGGGATAAGTGAGAGGTTAGCAATATCAAACAGTCTGGTTGATGCATACAGTAAATGTGGAGTGGTTGAAGATGCTCGTTGCCTGTTCGACGAAATGCCTGAAAGAGACCCTGCCTCTTGGGCTTCTATTTTGAGTGGGTACATCCTTGCGAAGCGACCTAGCACAGCCCTTTCCCTTTACCCAAGTATGTTTAAATGTGACAGATTGCAAGCTGACCATTTTATATATGCTACTCTGGTTAAGGCGTGCTCTAGCTTGTGCGCTTTAAGGCAAGGGATTCAAGTCCACGCTCAATTTATtgtatcagcgttcagtgatgATGATGTTGTTAAATCATCTTTGGTTGATATGTATGCGAAATGTGGATTCCCAAAGAGTGGTCGCGTGGTCTTTGATTCTATTGTTGTGAAAAATTCAGTTTCATGGACTGCAATGATATCGGGATATGCGAGAAGTGGTTTAAAAGTAGAGGGTGTGGAGCTCTTGTCAAGGGCGCCtgtaaagaatttattatattctTGGACAGCGTTAATATCAGGGTTAGTTCAAAGTGGAAATGGAATTGATGCTTCCTATTTATTTATCCAAATGAGAAGAGATGGGATCGATATAGTAGACCCGCTGGTCCTTTCAACCATGATTGGTGCTTGTGCTAACATGGCTGTACTTCAATTTGGGAAGCAGGTTCATTGCCTAACAATAGCGCTTGGCTTTCATTCCTGCTTGTTTATTAGTAATGCTCTTGTAGACATGTATGCTAAATGTAGTGACTTATTAGCAGctaaatttatttttagtaaCATGACTGAAAGAGATGTTGTTTCTTGGACTTGTATAATAGTTGGGACTGCTCAGCATGGAAGAGCATTGGAAGCACTCAATTTATATGATGACATGCTTTTAGCAGGAATTAAGCCCAATCAAGTGACATTTATTGGATTAATTTATTCTTGCAGCCATGCTGGTTTAGTTACCAAAG GTGCTGGTATGTGGGAAAATGCGTCAATGGTCAGGAAATTGATGGAAGCCAGAGACGTTGTTAAGCAGGAACCCGGTTATAGTAGTGTCAACTCGGGGAAGGAAACCCAAGTTTTTTATGCTGGAACTTCCTGA